Below is a genomic region from Oryzias melastigma strain HK-1 linkage group LG7, ASM292280v2, whole genome shotgun sequence.
tttaaaatcaacTAAAGCTATAATGCTTGTTTtaatagattttgtttttaaaatgttaaactgttcttgtttttctggtttataaatgaagttgatttgattttattaaattatttgtcttaaaaatttTTCCAGAGATTCTGTCACCAGTTAAGTGTAaagtgaagttttattttttaagatgtttagaAGAATTTCATCGGCGTTACAGGGAGATCTTAACTGTGACTGTTCCTCTtttcagcagctctgcagaacaGAGACTCTCTGGTTGATGCACAAACCAACATCTATACAAGACGTGAAGGAGAAGACATCACTGTTAGATGTAAACTCACATTTTCAGGGGACAGGAGGCTGTTCTGTAAGGAAACATGTGAAGGAGGAAACATTCTCATAGACACATATAGATCTGAAGATCAGAGAGAAAGATACAGCATTAAATATGAATACCGCTTTATTGGATCAAGTATTCTAGATGTGACGATCACTAAACTCAGAAAGTCAGACTCAGGTTTGTACAGATGTGAGCTACAAGAAGACTGGTTTCCAAATTCAGAAGACAACTTTAAACTTCTTGTTAGAGAAGGTGAGTTTGATCCTCTCTGTGaaaatttgtgtctttttaattcaagtttgttgtcatttttttaatagttctgcttaaaaatctcatctgctttgattttttaCAGCTTCAGTAACTTCAGCCCCAACTACACAGATATCTTCAGTCCAGACGACGATgacaataacaacaacaatagAATCAACAACAAAGAGTTTAGACTCCACATCAACCTCACATCAAACCACAAACCAAAAACCAAGATCAGGTATAGTAATATTATGAATATTGTTATCTTTGGAAGCAGTCagcatttataaaataatcagTTTAAAACCACAATGTTCAATGTTGCATTgtctttgttaaaaataaaataaagtgaaacagGATAAAACATGAATTCACAAATGGTACCAGTCAGTTCAGCTTAACGGGTCAATTTTGTAATAGAAATGCTCAGAAGTCCATTCTGGTCCAGTCTGAtgtggaccgctcagtggaaacgaggcattagagTCAACAGTCCTCCACCAAACGCTACATATGGTACACAAAGAGGGAACTTCAAACACAAAGAATGTCTTGTCTTCAGTCTCTAAAGCTGACTGCAGATTTTGAGATTGTGTGAGTCAAAAACGATTTGCAGCTTCAGATTTATTAAAGCATGTTTCAGGACGGTCTTGTCTGACATGTCCCTGCAGCGTTTCATCTCCATCATGTCTCTCTGGACTCATGTTTCATGCTAAATTGATTAGTGGTCCTCTTTAAAAGACGGCATTTGCAGGTGACACAATTCTTTGGTCATATAAGCCGTGACCTCAAGCTCTTGCTGCAATGGTTGGCAGACAGATTTGAGGCTGCCGGTCTGAGGATCcgattatgaaatgttaaaattgtttttgtgaaatcttAATCTGTGATGTTGGACGGTTGGTTTCAGTGTTATTCCAGTGACTTATTTTCCCAGAGGGAAGAGTTTCATGTGTTTTAGTGTTCTGCTCAAAATGATGAAGGTAATGTGTAAATGGGACAGATGAACTGGAACATCTTTAAGGGTTCTGTCCATTATGGTTAAGAAAGCAAAGGACTACTCCATGTACCAACCAATATGTCTTCCTTCCTTGACTTATGGCTCAAAAGCTAAAGGCTGTGAGGAATCTGTGAAGACTTCTTTTGTGGTTTGTGATGGAGAAGTTTGGGCTTTCTGGATGGTTGCATGGAAGTCGTTGTTGGATTGTCCCTTCATGGATCACCAAAGCCAATCGgctttcattcacatttttgtgtcaaatCCCATTCCTGACACAGCCCTGTAATAAGTCCAGGCTAGGGACTGGCACAGGAGGGACCAGACTTTGGCCCCTTCGTGGCTACACAGTTAGACATTAGCACAAATGGTCTGGCCTAAGGACCCAGACTAGATGAAGCTCATTTTGCCCCCTGAGAAACAAACCCTAATTTTCCATGTATCAGTCCTCCATCCAGCCAGCTGATCCCTGGAAGTCTTCGGTGAAAAGGGAGCCATAGGAATGACCCAGAAGCCATAAAAACGATCCCGTTTGTGAACTGAATACATTTGTCTCCATGTTCTGCAGGCATTCTGCTCTATGTGGGTCTGACTCTGGTGGGCCTGATCTTCATGTTTTCAGTGGCTTTGCTGATTTTCACCAGGAGCAGGAgatccaaacagaaaaagggTGAGCTGAGATTCCCAAACATGACACCGACTCATTCCATGTTGTGTTCTTTTCCAGAAATTGATCTATTTGTGTTCACAGTTTTTAGgcagatgttttaaagtttctgcTAGTTCTTAgtacattcttaaaaaaaccccacaataTGTCTTTTAGAGAACAGCAATgatgactttaaattaaaccTCAAATGGAATCTAACAACGTACAACAGATTATAGAGAAATCTGAGAGAGAAAATCAGGAGGAATGTTGACCGTGCCCAAATATAGCACAATCAAACAGAACCCTCATCCATACAGGTTTATATGGTACATTTTTGTTCCATGCGTCTCCTGTAGACTAAGAGCAAACGCACATAACAAGAAATATTCCTTTGACAGcatatatttgatatttttcacaCTCACAAAGACACTGACGTGAAAGAAGAGTTATCTGCAGTAAGCAgttgtccagttttttttatctgtatttaaGGTATTGTGTTTTGGTCAAGAAAGGTGGAATGACACAATTTTATCCAGATTATTCCATGTCCTTAGTAAAATACACTCACCAGTCACTTTATAGGcactaatattaaaaaaaaagaagtttaagtGGCTAAAGTAAACATTTCTGCATTTAATTCTCTATATTCTATGCCTTTTAGATCCTCCCTCAGAAACACAGTATGCTAACATCAATCTGGTGAGTCTGAATCTGTCATTGTTGTTCATTCTTCATTGATGAAATCAAACGAGAAATTTGaagtcctttttttctgcagaaaaaccaGGAGATCAGGGAGAACGCGTCGTCTCCTGTGAGAATATCTACTGTGTACGCTAACGTAAAATATAAGAATGGCCAGAGATCGGACAGCACAGACGTGTACAGCCTCGCCGACTGTCCTCAGAACAAAGTGAGTTACAGTCTTCAGTAATTTGGGGATTTGATTTTTAACCTTATCTGAAAATATACATGAAAGAAGAAGTTGTAATTAAAGTTGTGTGTCAATTCAGTGGTATTCAGTTTACAGAACTTGTGACAACACATCaatgtttctctttcttttctttgctaTTTGGACATTTTGGGGAAACTTTCTCAGTGATCTTACAGTTGACATTTTCATTTCcgtattcatttttattgagctccaaatatataaaaagagaCCTGATAAgacatttctttacatttcacTTCCTAGTCCAAGTCAGGTCAGAGGGTAGTGTGAGAACAGCCAttagattaaaaacacagacttGTATTCTGGATAAACTGATGGAGATCAGATCTGTGTTGGCTAAAGATGAAGGAGAAGCTGTGTCTATGAGGAACACTGTATGCACTACGTCTACAATTGTCTTTTGTCATTTCAGGCTGAAGACCACTCCATAAAATACTCTGTAATCCAGTTCCCCGTATCAGCTCCACCCAGCAGCGCCCCCTGTGGTCACAAAGATAATGACATTTACTCATCTGCTTAGCTTGATGTGAACTCCATCAACCTCACAGAAGATGCTTCACGTCCTCCAAACTGTTGCTCTACAtcagcggtctgcaacctttactACTTAAGGAGCCATTTAGgctgatttctcactgactaaaACCCAGTGGGAGCCACACatccttttagaaaaataagactttgtatttatggtattgttatttttataagaaagataaataaactattattttttgcctttaagagaaaatagattcacaagacttcctttcaaaacaaaagacttcctgtgtcacatagcaTCATGTCAGTGACGTAAATCTAGTGGTAGGTAGTGTAATGCCAgcaatttatgtttaaatgtaagtacTTTTTGTTTAGCAAgacattttaaagctataaaaccgatgttatgtattttcagaTCACTGGCAGCTATGTGTAAATATAGTTGACCTGCAAATATCAATGATGTTATTGAGTGGGGTAACGCTGGGTTCACATTGCACGCTGAAGCGCCGCAAAGCGAAGGCGCGCCGAATCACCTTCCGTTTACACCAGACGCGTATTTTCCGCGAAGccacaggcgcttctgctcagctgggGTTATTTAAAGCTTCTATAATTTATTTGACATCGTTCATCTTGACTTGTCGCCAACTGCTCTCGGCCTCGATTGTGGTTAACAAGGGTTGAGGTTAACATGGGTactgaatggaagcggcctccattcTGCGCCAATTCTGTTTTtctagcaaaaataaat
It encodes:
- the LOC112159780 gene encoding uncharacterized protein LOC112159780, whose product is MRVCPSLICCLFLTALQNRDSLVDAQTNIYTRREGEDITVRCKLTFSGDRRLFCKETCEGGNILIDTYRSEDQRERYSIKYEYRFIGSSILDVTITKLRKSDSGLYRCELQEDWFPNSEDNFKLLVREASVTSAPTTQISSVQTTMTITTTIESTTKSLDSTSTSHQTTNQKPRSGILLYVGLTLVGLIFMFSVALLIFTRSRRSKQKKDPPSETQYANINLKNQEIRENASSPVRISTVYANVKYKNGQRSDSTDVYSLADCPQNKAEDHSIKYSVIQFPVSAPPSSAPCGHKDNDIYSSA